One genomic segment of Caldimonas brevitalea includes these proteins:
- a CDS encoding outer membrane lipoprotein carrier protein LolA produces MPQLPPLPRLKTATTTPNALPPERSRRAATLLAALCLGLGLALGSPAARASTPINLEQLMRTLAEVKAGEATFTERRQVGELQQTLTSSGRLSFSAPDTFVRETLKPRPDRLAVTGNTLTMSQGSRSRTVALDSAPEAQAIVEAVRGTLTGNAAVLQRHFTTELAGTLDRWTLELIPKEARLRGQVARVTVAGQQAVVRELRILLSDGDLSVMTIEPVSPGAR; encoded by the coding sequence ATGCCCCAACTGCCTCCCCTGCCCCGGCTGAAGACGGCGACCACGACGCCGAACGCCTTGCCGCCTGAGCGCAGCCGCCGTGCCGCCACGCTGCTGGCAGCGCTGTGCCTGGGCCTCGGCTTGGCGCTCGGCTCACCAGCGGCACGCGCGTCCACCCCGATCAACCTCGAGCAGTTGATGCGCACGCTGGCCGAGGTGAAGGCCGGCGAAGCCACCTTCACCGAACGCCGGCAGGTCGGCGAACTGCAGCAGACGCTGACGTCGTCGGGCCGTTTGTCGTTCAGCGCGCCCGACACCTTCGTGCGCGAAACCCTCAAGCCGCGGCCAGACCGGCTGGCGGTCACCGGCAACACCCTGACGATGAGCCAGGGCAGCCGCAGCCGCACCGTCGCCCTCGACAGCGCCCCTGAGGCGCAGGCCATCGTGGAGGCCGTGCGCGGCACGCTGACCGGCAACGCAGCGGTGCTGCAGCGCCACTTCACGACCGAGTTGGCCGGCACGCTGGACCGCTGGACGCTCGAACTGATCCCGAAGGAAGCACGTTTGCGCGGTCAGGTCGCACGCGTCACCGTGGCGGGCCAGCAGGCGGTGGTGCGCGAGTTGCGCATCCTGCTGAGCGACGGCGACCTGTCGGTGATGACGATCGAACCCGTGTCCCCGGGCGCGCGATGA
- a CDS encoding MMPL family transporter — translation MTRALWRRPALWAWLALMLLGALVASRTHYVADLSAFLPQAPTGEQRVLLEQLKRGGTARVMLIGLRGGDAAVRAEGSRTLAAALRQSGEFDAVHNGDNAAWEAAGQFLVDHRYLLSPAVDAHRFTVDGLREGLADTVSLLGTPTGSLIKPLLWRDPTGETVRMAEAMLPPAAPRVENGVWVSRTEPRAVLVATTRAEGADLDGQERAIAAVRKAHAPLAARGLQLELSGPGVMGVQSRSQIQGEVERLATLGTVAMLVLLVVAFGSLRAVGIALLPVASGVLAGIAAVSLGFGQVHGITLGFGTTLIGEAVDYAIYYLIQARPAPGAAPGTGHLGWRQQSWPTVRLGLWTSIAGFAALAFSGFTGLAQLGVFSIAGLVAAVLTTRYLLPALAPDGAAGTGLRRPLGRAVATLTLWLPRLRWPLAALCAAAALALALQPSAWRGTLAALSPVTPATLQLDASLRADLGALEAGTLVAVEAPDEAQALLRAEQAGARLAALVEQGRLLGYSSPAQLLPSPATQAARQAALPDAPTLRARLAEATEGGPLPAARLQPFIDDVQAQRRAPLVTRADLAATPLASALQAQLLPGHDGGPWIALLSLQLPAQGAATAQDLRAALAGLPDTRAVQIQAELDALYTHYLHEATWQAALGAVAVLLLLWAHLRSARRLLQVALPLAGSVLLVLAALSLAGTALGVLHLVGLLLVVAVGSNYALFFDYLRHHGQPDTETLASLAMANLTTVVSFALLASSGVPALSGIGEVVAPGALLALVLAAAFVAAPGAVGASRPLAGRS, via the coding sequence ATGACACGCGCCCTGTGGCGCCGCCCGGCCCTCTGGGCCTGGCTCGCGTTGATGCTGCTGGGCGCGCTGGTCGCCAGCCGCACGCACTACGTCGCCGACCTGTCGGCCTTTTTGCCGCAGGCGCCCACCGGCGAACAGCGGGTGCTGCTCGAGCAGCTCAAGCGCGGCGGCACCGCCCGGGTGATGTTGATCGGCCTGCGCGGCGGTGACGCCGCGGTGCGTGCCGAAGGGTCGCGCACGCTGGCCGCGGCGCTGCGCCAGAGCGGCGAATTCGACGCCGTGCACAACGGCGACAACGCGGCCTGGGAAGCGGCCGGCCAGTTCCTGGTCGATCACCGCTATCTGCTCAGCCCCGCCGTCGATGCCCACCGCTTCACCGTGGACGGCCTGCGCGAAGGCCTGGCCGACACGGTTTCCCTGCTCGGCACCCCGACCGGCAGCCTGATCAAGCCGCTGCTGTGGCGCGACCCGACCGGCGAGACGGTGCGCATGGCCGAAGCCATGCTGCCGCCGGCCGCGCCGCGGGTCGAAAACGGCGTCTGGGTCTCGCGCACCGAGCCACGCGCCGTGCTGGTAGCCACCACCCGCGCCGAAGGCGCCGACCTGGACGGGCAGGAACGTGCCATCGCCGCCGTGCGCAAGGCCCATGCGCCGCTCGCCGCGCGCGGGCTGCAGCTCGAACTGTCCGGCCCCGGTGTGATGGGGGTGCAGTCGCGCAGCCAGATCCAGGGCGAAGTCGAACGCCTGGCCACGCTCGGCACGGTCGCCATGCTGGTGCTGCTGGTGGTGGCCTTCGGCTCGCTGCGCGCGGTCGGCATCGCGCTGTTACCGGTCGCCAGCGGCGTGTTGGCCGGCATCGCCGCGGTCAGCCTCGGTTTCGGTCAGGTGCACGGCATCACGCTCGGCTTCGGCACCACCTTGATCGGCGAGGCGGTCGACTACGCAATCTACTACCTGATCCAGGCCCGCCCGGCGCCCGGCGCGGCCCCCGGCACCGGGCACCTGGGCTGGCGGCAGCAGAGCTGGCCGACCGTGCGCCTGGGCCTGTGGACCTCCATCGCCGGCTTTGCCGCGCTGGCGTTCTCCGGCTTCACGGGGCTGGCCCAGTTGGGCGTGTTCTCGATCGCCGGGCTGGTTGCAGCGGTGCTGACCACCCGCTATCTGCTGCCGGCGCTGGCGCCGGACGGCGCTGCCGGCACCGGCCTGCGGCGCCCGCTGGGCCGCGCCGTCGCCACCCTGACGCTGTGGCTGCCGCGCCTGCGCTGGCCGCTGGCGGCCTTGTGCGCCGCGGCAGCGCTCGCGCTCGCGTTGCAACCCAGCGCCTGGCGCGGCACCCTGGCTGCGCTCAGCCCCGTCACCCCCGCCACGCTGCAGCTCGACGCCTCGCTGCGCGCCGATCTGGGCGCGCTCGAAGCCGGCACGCTGGTCGCCGTCGAGGCGCCGGACGAAGCACAAGCCCTGCTGCGCGCCGAACAGGCCGGGGCACGCCTGGCGGCATTGGTCGAGCAAGGCCGGCTGCTCGGCTACAGCTCGCCCGCCCAACTGTTGCCCAGCCCCGCGACCCAGGCGGCGCGCCAGGCCGCATTGCCCGACGCGCCGACCTTGCGCGCCCGGCTGGCCGAAGCGACCGAGGGCGGCCCGCTGCCGGCCGCACGGCTGCAGCCATTCATCGACGACGTGCAGGCCCAGCGCCGCGCCCCGTTGGTCACCCGCGCCGACCTCGCGGCAACGCCGCTCGCCAGCGCCCTGCAGGCCCAGCTGCTGCCCGGCCACGACGGTGGCCCGTGGATCGCGCTGCTGAGCTTGCAACTGCCCGCTCAGGGCGCGGCGACGGCGCAAGACTTGAGGGCCGCCCTGGCCGGCCTGCCCGACACCCGGGCGGTGCAGATCCAGGCCGAGTTGGACGCCCTCTACACCCACTACCTGCACGAGGCCACCTGGCAAGCCGCGCTGGGCGCCGTGGCCGTGCTGCTGCTGCTGTGGGCACATCTGCGCTCGGCCCGCCGCCTGCTGCAGGTGGCGCTGCCGCTGGCCGGCAGCGTGCTGCTGGTGCTCGCCGCGCTGTCGCTGGCCGGCACGGCCCTCGGGGTGCTGCACCTGGTCGGCCTGCTGCTGGTGGTCGCCGTCGGCTCGAACTACGCCTTGTTCTTCGATTACCTGCGCCATCACGGGCAGCCCGACACCGAAACCCTCGCCTCGCTGGCAATGGCCAACCTGACCACCGTGGTCTCGTTCGCGCTGCTCGCCAGCTCCGGCGTGCCGGCCCTGTCGGGCATCGGCGAGGTGGTTGCGCCCGGCGCCCTGCTGGCCCTCGTGCTCGCGGCGGCCTTCGTTGCCGCGCCGGGTGCCGTGGGCGCGAGCCGCCCACTGGCGGGACGCTCCTGA
- a CDS encoding polysaccharide deacetylase family protein, with protein sequence MSPTPPLPRATRWPLPTFVKLTLVCHALAVLLLLALPSAWRWSVGLLLLNHAAITAIGLWPRSHWLGENVTRLPAPAVARGEVALTIDDGPDPEVTPAVLDLLDAAGARATFFCIAERAVAHPELLREIVRRGHSVQNHTQRHDHRFSLLGTRGYVREIGAAQASFERLTGTRPTLFRAPAGLRNPFLAPVLHRLGLTLVSWTRRGYDTRERDPERVLARLCHDLRAGDILLLHDGNAARTHAGRPVVLEVLPRLLRRCADAHLRLVTLPQALETPPLPALPARYESLTPS encoded by the coding sequence ATGAGCCCCACGCCGCCCTTGCCCCGCGCGACACGCTGGCCGCTGCCGACGTTCGTCAAGCTCACCCTCGTGTGCCACGCGCTGGCCGTGCTGCTGCTGTTGGCCCTCCCCTCGGCGTGGCGCTGGTCGGTCGGGCTGCTGCTGCTCAACCATGCCGCGATCACCGCCATCGGGCTGTGGCCCCGCTCGCACTGGCTGGGTGAGAACGTGACCCGTTTGCCGGCACCGGCCGTCGCGCGCGGCGAAGTGGCCCTGACCATCGACGACGGCCCTGACCCCGAGGTCACGCCGGCCGTGCTCGACCTGCTCGACGCCGCCGGCGCCCGGGCCACCTTCTTCTGCATCGCCGAACGGGCGGTCGCCCACCCCGAGCTGCTGCGCGAGATCGTGCGACGCGGCCACAGCGTGCAGAACCACACTCAGCGCCATGACCACCGCTTCTCGCTGCTCGGCACACGCGGCTACGTGCGCGAGATCGGCGCCGCACAGGCCAGCTTCGAACGCCTGACCGGCACCCGCCCCACGCTGTTCCGCGCCCCGGCCGGGCTGCGCAATCCCTTTTTGGCCCCGGTGCTGCACCGTCTGGGCCTGACCCTGGTGAGCTGGACCCGGCGCGGCTATGACACCCGCGAACGCGATCCCGAGCGTGTGCTGGCACGGTTGTGCCACGACCTGCGCGCCGGCGACATCCTGCTGCTGCACGACGGCAATGCCGCACGCACCCACGCCGGGCGCCCGGTGGTGCTGGAGGTCCTGCCGCGCCTGCTGCGCCGCTGCGCCGACGCCCACCTGCGCCTGGTGACACTGCCGCAGGCCCTCGAGACGCCACCGCTGCCGGCCCTGCCAGCCCGCTACGAGAGCTTGACCCCTTCGTGA
- the rpsT gene encoding 30S ribosomal protein S20, with product MATSSKAKKTVRIASGRKRARQDVKLNAANTALRSKFRTVIKNVQKAVVAGDKAKATELYTSAQKVIDSVADKGLFHKNKAARHKSRLSSAIKALSA from the coding sequence ATGGCCACCTCTTCCAAAGCCAAGAAGACCGTTCGCATCGCGTCGGGCCGCAAGCGCGCCCGCCAAGACGTCAAGCTGAACGCCGCGAACACCGCACTTCGCTCCAAATTCCGCACGGTCATCAAGAACGTGCAAAAAGCCGTGGTTGCCGGCGACAAGGCCAAGGCAACCGAGCTGTATACCAGCGCCCAGAAGGTCATCGACTCGGTGGCCGACAAGGGTCTGTTCCACAAGAACAAGGCCGCTCGCCACAAGAGCCGCCTGTCTTCCGCCATCAAGGCGCTGTCCGCCTGA
- a CDS encoding phosphopantetheine-binding protein codes for MTSADENLQREVATLLVESLNLEIAPEAIDPHAALYGEGLGLDSIDILELALVVSKRYGFQLRSDDENNARIFASLASLTEHIAGHRTL; via the coding sequence ATGACTTCTGCCGACGAGAATTTGCAGCGGGAGGTCGCGACGCTCCTGGTTGAAAGCCTCAACCTCGAGATCGCCCCCGAGGCCATCGATCCGCACGCGGCGCTGTATGGCGAAGGACTGGGCCTGGATTCCATCGACATCCTCGAACTCGCCCTGGTCGTCTCGAAACGGTACGGCTTCCAGTTGCGCTCGGACGATGAGAACAACGCCCGCATCTTCGCGTCGCTCGCCAGCCTGACCGAGCACATCGCGGGACACCGCACGCTCTGA
- a CDS encoding AMP-binding protein, whose product MSRHDLPLLGGDTLDAPLAWRRGRPISRAHYLQDLRRVAAALPAAGPVLAMTGDRYRFALALGAALLRGQSNLLPPNHTPDTVARLRDLFPGAYALVESGAPAVALPQHTFPELLEPGDVPGAVPASTPAIAADAEVAHVLTSGSTGAPSVHPKRWDLLVENISAEAERIAEHLGRPDLRGVTLVGTVPPHHMYGFESTVLIAMLGGAAFTAERPFFPADIVQVLQQLPGPRVLVTTPFHLKTLLDAGLDLPPVDLCVCATAPLSPQMAARAEAALGAPLMEIYGCTEAGQVATRRTTEGPEWRTYRGLTLRGDAERAVVQGGHVPQPTPLADVLEVVSPTRFRLLGRSNDLINVAGKRSSLSHLNYHLNSIPGVLDGAFWLPPAAQVEDVARLVAFVVAPGVTRERLLAELRQRVDPVLLPRRIVHLDALPRDPTGKLPASRLAALADKWLARDTAAERA is encoded by the coding sequence GTGAGCCGACACGACCTTCCCTTGCTTGGCGGCGACACCCTCGACGCGCCGCTCGCCTGGCGCCGTGGGCGCCCGATCAGCCGCGCCCACTATTTGCAGGACCTGCGCCGGGTCGCCGCCGCGCTGCCGGCGGCAGGCCCGGTGCTCGCGATGACCGGCGACCGTTACCGCTTTGCGCTGGCGCTCGGCGCGGCCCTGTTGCGCGGGCAAAGCAATCTGCTGCCGCCCAACCACACACCGGACACGGTCGCCCGGCTGCGTGACCTGTTTCCCGGCGCCTACGCCTTGGTCGAAAGCGGCGCGCCGGCCGTCGCACTGCCCCAGCACACCTTCCCCGAGCTGCTCGAGCCTGGCGACGTGCCCGGCGCCGTGCCGGCAAGCACCCCGGCCATCGCCGCCGACGCCGAGGTGGCCCACGTGCTCACCTCCGGCTCGACCGGCGCCCCCAGCGTGCACCCGAAACGCTGGGATCTCCTGGTCGAAAACATCAGTGCCGAAGCCGAACGCATCGCCGAACACCTGGGCCGGCCCGACCTGCGCGGTGTCACGCTAGTCGGCACGGTGCCGCCGCATCACATGTACGGCTTCGAATCGACCGTGCTGATCGCGATGCTCGGGGGCGCCGCCTTCACCGCCGAGCGGCCCTTCTTCCCGGCCGACATCGTGCAGGTGCTGCAACAGCTGCCGGGGCCGCGGGTGCTGGTCACCACACCGTTCCACCTGAAAACCCTGCTCGACGCCGGCCTCGACCTGCCCCCCGTCGACCTGTGCGTGTGTGCCACCGCCCCGCTGTCGCCGCAGATGGCGGCGCGGGCCGAAGCCGCGCTCGGTGCGCCCTTGATGGAGATCTACGGCTGCACGGAAGCCGGCCAGGTCGCCACGCGCCGCACCACCGAGGGGCCGGAATGGCGCACCTACCGTGGCCTGACGCTGCGCGGCGACGCCGAACGGGCGGTGGTGCAAGGCGGCCACGTGCCCCAACCGACGCCGTTGGCCGACGTGCTCGAGGTCGTGTCGCCGACACGCTTCCGGCTGCTCGGCCGCTCCAACGACCTGATCAACGTGGCCGGCAAGCGCAGTTCGCTGTCCCACCTCAACTACCACCTCAACAGCATCCCCGGCGTGCTCGACGGTGCCTTCTGGCTGCCGCCGGCGGCGCAGGTCGAGGATGTCGCGCGGCTGGTGGCCTTCGTGGTCGCCCCCGGCGTGACGCGCGAGCGCTTGCTGGCGGAACTGCGGCAGCGGGTCGACCCGGTGCTGCTGCCACGGCGCATCGTCCACCTCGACGCCTTGCCGCGCGACCCGACCGGCAAGCTGCCCGCGTCGCGGCTGGCCGCGCTGGCCGACAAATGGCTGGCGCGCGACACGGCGGCCGAACGCGCCTGA
- a CDS encoding class I SAM-dependent methyltransferase, whose amino-acid sequence MANPPTPPASDSLVHLPHRPLPDYYPSGDSEERERFLRRTFDDTAVDYNRLERILGLGTGSWYRRQALQRAGLRPGMDVVDVGMGTGLVSREILRVTGQPQRLVGVDPSPGMMREAALPPEVVCREGRAEALPLPDASADFIVMGYALRHIADLSAAFAEFRRVLRPGGTLLILEITRAEGRLSNALLKAYMRGVVPLLARVVSRAPATPMLWRYYWDTIEACAAPADVLRTLAGNGLLQVERHVELGIFSEYRARG is encoded by the coding sequence ATGGCGAACCCCCCCACCCCCCCGGCTTCAGACTCGCTGGTGCACCTGCCGCACCGGCCACTGCCCGACTATTACCCGAGCGGCGACAGCGAGGAGCGCGAGCGTTTTCTGCGCCGCACCTTCGACGACACCGCGGTCGATTACAACCGGCTTGAACGTATCCTCGGTCTCGGCACCGGCTCCTGGTACCGCCGCCAGGCCTTGCAGCGGGCCGGCTTGCGGCCGGGCATGGACGTGGTGGACGTCGGCATGGGGACCGGGCTGGTGTCGCGCGAGATCCTGCGGGTGACCGGGCAGCCCCAGCGCCTGGTGGGCGTCGACCCGAGCCCGGGGATGATGCGCGAGGCGGCATTGCCGCCCGAGGTGGTGTGCCGAGAGGGGCGCGCCGAAGCGCTCCCGCTGCCCGATGCGAGTGCCGATTTCATCGTCATGGGCTACGCCTTGCGGCACATCGCCGACCTGTCGGCGGCGTTTGCCGAATTCCGGCGTGTGCTGCGCCCGGGTGGCACGCTGCTGATCCTCGAGATCACGCGCGCCGAGGGGCGGCTGTCGAATGCGCTGCTGAAGGCCTACATGCGGGGCGTCGTGCCTTTGCTGGCCCGGGTCGTCTCGCGTGCGCCGGCCACACCGATGCTGTGGCGTTACTACTGGGACACCATCGAGGCCTGCGCGGCCCCGGCCGACGTGTTGCGCACGCTCGCCGGCAACGGACTGCTGCAGGTCGAGCGGCACGTCGAACTGGGCATCTTCTCGGAGTACCGCGCGCGCGGCTGA
- the argF gene encoding ornithine carbamoyltransferase — protein MKPGHSLIRHYLQFKDFRAEEYAYLFDRAAIIKQRFKNYEKYTPLSDRTLAMIFEKASTRTRVSFEAGMYQMGGSVVHLTTGDSQLGRAEPVEDSARVISRMVDLVMIRTYEQAKLDAFAAHSRVPVINGLTNEFHPCQILADIFTYIEHRGSIEGKTVAWVGDGNNMANTWLQAAEVLGFKVHVSTPTGYEVDPHLAGIDDRRCYQTFRNPMDACRDADLVTTDVWTSMGFEAENETRKKAFADWCVDAEMMAAAKPGALFMHCLPAHRGEEVAADVIDGPQSVVWDEAENRMHVQKALMEYLLLGRIG, from the coding sequence ATGAAGCCCGGACACTCGCTGATCAGGCACTACCTGCAGTTCAAGGACTTCCGCGCCGAGGAATACGCCTATCTGTTCGACCGCGCCGCCATCATCAAGCAGCGCTTCAAGAACTACGAGAAGTACACGCCGTTGAGCGACCGCACGCTGGCGATGATCTTCGAGAAGGCGTCGACACGCACTCGCGTCAGCTTCGAAGCGGGCATGTACCAGATGGGCGGCTCGGTGGTGCACCTGACCACCGGCGACAGCCAGCTCGGCCGCGCCGAGCCGGTCGAAGACAGCGCCCGCGTGATCTCCCGCATGGTCGACCTGGTGATGATCCGCACCTATGAGCAGGCCAAGCTGGATGCTTTCGCGGCGCATTCGCGGGTGCCGGTGATCAACGGCCTGACCAACGAGTTCCACCCCTGCCAGATCCTGGCCGACATCTTCACCTACATCGAGCACCGCGGCTCGATCGAGGGCAAGACGGTGGCCTGGGTCGGCGACGGCAACAACATGGCCAACACCTGGCTGCAAGCCGCCGAAGTGCTGGGCTTCAAGGTGCATGTCAGCACGCCGACCGGCTACGAGGTCGATCCGCATCTCGCCGGCATCGACGACCGCCGCTGCTACCAGACCTTCCGCAACCCGATGGATGCCTGCCGTGACGCCGACCTGGTCACGACCGACGTCTGGACCAGCATGGGCTTCGAGGCCGAAAACGAAACGCGCAAGAAGGCGTTTGCCGACTGGTGTGTCGACGCCGAGATGATGGCGGCGGCCAAGCCGGGCGCGCTGTTCATGCACTGCCTGCCAGCGCACCGCGGCGAAGAAGTCGCCGCCGACGTGATCGACGGCCCGCAATCGGTGGTCTGGGACGAGGCCGAAAACCGCATGCACGTCCAAAAGGCCTTGATGGAGTATTTGCTGCTCGGCCGCATCGGCTGA
- a CDS encoding aspartate aminotransferase family protein, with product MNAPDQSMHPQTHVMNTYGRLPIALSHGRGCWVWDTEGRKYLDALGGIAVNTLGHGHPKLVPALQDQVAKLIHCSNYYQNPLQEQLGAKLAELSGLSNAFFCNSGLEANEGAIKIARKYGHDKGIDLPEIVVYEKAFHGRSIATLSATGNTKVQKGFEPLVTGFVRVPLNDVAALEEIARTRPNVVAVFLETIQGEGGVNPARADYLQAVRRLCDERDWLLMIDEVQCGLGRTGKWFAHQWAGIKPDVMPLAKGLGSGVPVGAIVAGPKAAGVLQPGNHGTTFGGNPLAMRAGVETLRIMEEEGLLKNAADVGAVLRSGLERELSGVAGVQEIRGQGLMLGIELDRPCGVLLNRAMEAGLLISVTADKVIRLVPPLILSAAEAEQIVATLCPLIKQFLAEPAA from the coding sequence ATGAACGCACCCGACCAATCGATGCACCCTCAAACCCACGTGATGAACACCTACGGCCGCCTGCCGATCGCGCTGTCGCACGGCCGAGGCTGCTGGGTCTGGGACACCGAAGGGCGCAAGTACCTCGACGCGCTGGGCGGCATTGCCGTCAACACGCTGGGGCATGGCCATCCCAAGCTGGTGCCTGCCCTGCAGGACCAGGTAGCCAAGCTGATCCACTGTTCCAACTACTACCAGAACCCGCTGCAAGAGCAACTGGGCGCCAAGCTGGCGGAGTTGTCCGGCCTGAGCAATGCCTTCTTCTGCAACAGCGGGCTGGAAGCCAACGAAGGCGCGATCAAGATCGCGCGCAAGTATGGCCACGACAAGGGCATCGACCTGCCCGAGATCGTCGTCTACGAAAAGGCCTTCCACGGCCGCTCCATCGCCACGCTCTCGGCCACCGGCAACACCAAGGTGCAAAAAGGCTTCGAGCCCCTGGTGACCGGGTTCGTGCGGGTGCCGTTGAACGATGTGGCGGCACTCGAGGAAATCGCCCGGACGCGGCCCAACGTGGTGGCGGTGTTTCTCGAGACCATCCAGGGTGAAGGCGGCGTCAACCCAGCCCGCGCCGACTACCTGCAGGCGGTGCGCCGGCTGTGCGACGAACGCGACTGGCTGCTGATGATCGACGAAGTGCAGTGCGGCCTCGGGCGCACCGGCAAATGGTTCGCACACCAATGGGCCGGCATCAAGCCCGACGTGATGCCGCTGGCCAAGGGCCTCGGCTCGGGCGTGCCGGTCGGTGCCATCGTGGCCGGGCCCAAGGCCGCGGGCGTGCTGCAGCCGGGCAACCACGGCACCACCTTCGGCGGCAACCCGCTGGCGATGCGGGCCGGCGTCGAGACGCTGCGCATCATGGAAGAGGAAGGTCTGCTGAAGAACGCTGCCGATGTGGGCGCCGTGTTGCGCTCGGGGCTGGAGCGTGAACTGTCGGGCGTCGCCGGCGTGCAGGAAATCCGTGGCCAGGGCCTGATGCTGGGCATCGAGCTCGACCGGCCCTGCGGCGTGTTGCTGAACCGCGCAATGGAGGCCGGCTTGCTGATCAGCGTGACGGCCGACAAGGTGATCCGCCTGGTGCCGCCGTTGATCCTGAGTGCGGCCGAGGCCGAGCAGATCGTGGCCACCCTGTGCCCGCTGATCAAGCAGTTCCTGGCCGAGCCAGCGGCTTGA
- a CDS encoding DUF3579 domain-containing protein: MTTAKPREIFIQGITQDGRTFRPSDWAERLAGVMSCFRPDGVARRGGHISYSPYCVPMVVNGIKCVVVNEAVRSIEPMAWDFVMNFARDNNLQVAEACLLPDGAKKA, from the coding sequence ATGACGACAGCCAAACCCCGCGAGATCTTCATACAGGGGATCACTCAAGACGGCCGCACCTTCCGCCCCAGCGACTGGGCCGAACGGCTGGCCGGGGTCATGTCGTGTTTCAGGCCGGACGGCGTCGCGCGTCGTGGCGGCCACATCAGCTATTCGCCCTACTGCGTGCCGATGGTGGTCAACGGCATCAAGTGTGTGGTCGTGAACGAAGCGGTGCGCTCGATCGAGCCGATGGCGTGGGACTTCGTGATGAATTTCGCGCGCGACAACAACCTGCAGGTGGCGGAGGCCTGTTTGCTGCCTGACGGCGCCAAGAAGGCCTGA
- a CDS encoding acyl-CoA synthetase, whose amino-acid sequence MNGKAAARGTDTPADSPAAADWTAQRERSNLLTLRLMAWIATTLGRRVARAVLHPITLYFLCFGGAATRHSAAYLERVLGRPPRWAERYRHIHHFAATVLDRVYLLQERFDNFQFEVRGAEHLDPVLAEGQGALLVGGHLGSFEALRALGQGRHGVRVAMLMYEDNARLINATLHAIAPKAELHTIALGRLDAMLTLQQWLDGGGVAGLLADRTLPAQGQRSGAQSLPFLGDPAAFSDGPFRLAALLRRPIVFMAGLYHGGNRYELRFLPVADFRDRPRGAALDAAVRDAMARYASILEGLCRESPYNWFNFFDFWAPPAAPAPTHAPTASPAPAEDGDHDAERLAA is encoded by the coding sequence ATGAACGGCAAGGCCGCCGCACGGGGGACTGATACCCCCGCCGACTCCCCCGCCGCCGCCGACTGGACGGCGCAGCGCGAGCGCAGCAACCTGCTCACGCTGCGGCTGATGGCCTGGATCGCCACCACGCTGGGCCGGCGTGTGGCGCGCGCCGTGCTGCATCCGATCACGCTGTATTTCCTGTGCTTCGGCGGCGCCGCCACGCGCCACTCGGCCGCCTATCTCGAGCGCGTGCTCGGGCGCCCACCCCGCTGGGCCGAGCGCTACCGCCACATTCACCATTTCGCCGCCACGGTGCTCGACCGCGTCTACCTGCTGCAGGAACGCTTCGACAACTTCCAGTTCGAGGTGCGCGGGGCCGAGCACCTCGACCCGGTGCTGGCCGAGGGCCAGGGTGCCCTGCTGGTCGGCGGCCACCTCGGCAGCTTCGAGGCGCTGCGCGCGCTCGGGCAGGGGCGCCATGGCGTGCGCGTGGCGATGCTGATGTACGAAGACAACGCGCGCCTCATCAACGCCACCTTGCACGCCATCGCGCCGAAGGCCGAGCTGCACACCATCGCCCTCGGCCGGCTCGACGCGATGCTGACGCTGCAGCAGTGGCTCGACGGCGGCGGTGTGGCCGGGCTGCTGGCTGACCGCACCTTGCCGGCGCAAGGACAGCGCTCGGGCGCCCAGTCGCTGCCGTTCCTGGGAGACCCCGCGGCCTTCTCGGACGGCCCGTTCCGACTCGCCGCGCTGCTGCGCCGCCCCATCGTGTTCATGGCCGGCCTCTACCACGGCGGCAACCGCTACGAACTGCGCTTCCTGCCGGTGGCCGACTTCCGCGACCGGCCGCGCGGCGCCGCACTCGACGCCGCCGTGCGCGACGCGATGGCGCGCTACGCCTCGATCCTCGAAGGCCTGTGCCGCGAATCGCCCTACAACTGGTTCAATTTCTTCGATTTCTGGGCGCCCCCCGCGGCCCCCGCCCCGACCCATGCCCCAACTGCCTCCCCTGCCCCGGCTGAAGACGGCGACCACGACGCCGAACGCCTTGCCGCCTGA